Part of the Sporosarcina sp. FSL K6-2383 genome is shown below.
TAAAATTTCGTTGCCAAAGATTGTAGTGTAAGCGATTCTTGATAATGCTCTTCGATATATAGAAACACCTCCTCCATATTAATTGGAGAATGCGAATGCTCATAAAACAAACAGCCTTGCTCTCGACTAAACTTCAGTTGCTCTTTCACCATTAACGCTTGTTTGTATAGGCTGTGAAGATCCTCACAATTGTTGGAGAAAGTGCTACAGCCACCTATAATTTTATTATTCATGAATAACCCATCCAATTGCTTAAAAAATAGTTGTTTTTGTTGAGCTTCTTCAACAAATACAATACCTTGCCCCAAGCTTTTAATCCCCGGTTCCTGTATCTGCAACGAGTCTGCGGATTCACTATCCCAACAAATAACCCCATATTGCCCACTTAACCCGTATTGCTCAAATAACAGCTTGTCGGCTTTTAACTCCCCCCGAATCACTTTAAGGAGATAGCTGTTTACTTTTTCTTGTTTGTCCTGTTCCTCCACCTTCACTTGGCAAACAAGGCGATTAACGATTTCTATTAAATCTGCGTCCACAATAGGCTTTAATAAGTAATCATCCGCACCTATTTTCAAAGCTTTTTGTGCATATTCAAATTCGCCAAAACCCGAAATAAT
Proteins encoded:
- a CDS encoding response regulator, with product MLRMVIADDEWLIRESLQYGIDWTTLGIEVVGTAADGHEAIALIKTESPHLLVTDIRMPGVDGLELIGVAKELNPNLKSIIISGFGEFEYAQKALKIGADDYLLKPIVDADLIEIVNRLVCQVKVEEQDKQEKVNSYLLKVIRGELKADKLLFEQYGLSGQYGVICWDSESADSLQIQEPGIKSLGQGIVFVEEAQQKQLFFKQLDGLFMNNKIIGGCSTFSNNCEDLHSLYKQALMVKEQLKFSREQGCLFYEHSHSPINMEEVFLYIEEHYQESLTLQSLATKFYISDSYFSRIFKQHTGKNFIEYVTDYRMKIAKDLLEYSLMKTNEVSMAVGYTDQRYFSQIFKKHVGMTPSLYRKLAKEEKIVEARKR